In [Leptolyngbya] sp. PCC 7376, a genomic segment contains:
- a CDS encoding filamentous hemagglutinin N-terminal domain-containing protein has product MNCPSHPIKTTLLCFRWVALLMGVIVGTILPKVPSQAQLQPDNSLGTESSIVSLDNIINGGATRGSNLFHSFSDFNVNAGQSVYFANPVGIDNILSRVTGNNVSNIDGLLGVNGTANLFLLNPNGIIFGENAALDISGSFTASTANSFQFTDGSEFQATPLAGELLSMSVPLGVQFNDQPQGILTDKAGILVGSGSTLTLLGKKEESNKDTLLIRAEDLIIENTSTSNPTVPIISALTIEEQLFSYAVILQAINTLTINSSVQGFRDNDLVLEASNIEINNELGQNNGGDIRLITPQIEGNAISINGALVSTANGDETISGGNIGVITHDFTIQDDARLMVQTISDNGKGGGGIFIDASGDLSVQTFSSIQSAALFGGAKSGVIDITADNLVVTDSSSISTSVDTFNNLGGFGNSGDINIVAVNNLEVSDGSEILSQVSDGATGNGGFISITTPQLTVSEASFISTSTLGTGNAGNMLLNVFGDVFVTEGGAIESQVANSAMGNGGRIDLIASSLNVIAGQINAATEGIGDAGNIVINTSGDVTISEFSGLNSQAAFGSTGDGGTIEINARNLKIADESFLAASSLSDGDAGDISINVAEDVSVTGFFSAIESQVAFENSLGDGGTIDINARNLEVADQAFLSVSSFGEGNAGNIIIDVSETVSVTGEFTFIESLVSGNGDGGSIEITTTELILSDGSLISASTSGSGDAGNLTILGRSPLTLRGDGKLTVESLEATSGSAGTLTIGNASDLAIRDGIVLSAESASENGGGEIIIDIDNHLFFTGGSLINAGSTNPNSGDGGNITIRLGNGFVITPPGQDNDIIANAVAGERGNIDITALQIFGFTEQEESRTELLRGNGSSDLGASGVITLSTLDLDPSQGLVELPAVLSDRTDQIAAGCDLNHSEDQSEFVVTGRGGLPLNSSTLGNAAGVSVPWVIASDDESLALVGQQSSSASPTLVEAQKVAIDTMGNLSFVVPQDSIAHSEIQASTSDFCQVNHQL; this is encoded by the coding sequence ATGAACTGCCCTTCTCATCCAATTAAAACGACCTTGTTATGTTTCCGTTGGGTTGCTCTACTCATGGGAGTGATCGTTGGAACCATACTCCCTAAAGTACCTAGCCAAGCGCAATTACAACCTGATAATTCCCTCGGTACCGAAAGCTCTATTGTGAGCCTCGACAACATAATTAATGGTGGCGCAACACGAGGCAGCAATCTTTTTCACAGCTTCAGTGATTTTAATGTGAATGCTGGGCAATCAGTTTATTTTGCTAATCCAGTTGGTATTGACAATATCCTTAGTCGAGTCACTGGAAATAATGTCTCTAATATCGATGGCTTATTAGGAGTTAACGGCACAGCTAATCTATTTTTGCTCAATCCCAATGGCATCATTTTTGGCGAAAATGCAGCCTTAGATATCAGCGGTTCTTTTACAGCGAGTACCGCCAATAGTTTTCAGTTTACGGATGGTAGTGAATTTCAGGCGACGCCACTCGCTGGAGAACTACTCAGCATGAGCGTGCCGCTGGGAGTCCAGTTCAATGATCAGCCCCAAGGAATTCTCACTGATAAAGCAGGCATTCTCGTTGGTTCTGGCTCAACTCTAACTTTACTCGGCAAGAAAGAAGAGAGTAACAAAGATACTTTACTGATTCGTGCAGAAGATTTAATCATCGAGAATACTTCAACATCAAATCCAACTGTCCCCATCATCAGTGCATTAACAATTGAAGAGCAACTATTTAGTTATGCAGTGATCTTACAAGCCATCAACACGCTGACTATTAATAGCTCTGTTCAAGGATTCCGAGACAATGACCTAGTTTTAGAAGCATCTAATATCGAGATCAATAACGAGTTAGGACAAAATAACGGTGGTGACATTAGATTAATCACGCCTCAAATCGAGGGCAATGCAATCTCTATAAATGGGGCACTCGTCAGCACAGCAAATGGGGATGAAACTATCAGTGGCGGCAACATAGGCGTTATCACTCATGATTTCACAATCCAAGATGATGCAAGGCTAATGGTACAGACAATAAGTGACAATGGCAAAGGTGGCGGCGGAATTTTTATTGATGCATCCGGTGACTTGTCTGTACAAACATTCTCTTCAATTCAGAGTGCAGCTCTTTTTGGTGGGGCAAAGAGTGGCGTAATTGATATCACGGCGGATAATCTCGTTGTTACAGATTCCAGCTCTATCTCCACTTCAGTTGACACTTTCAATAACCTCGGAGGTTTTGGGAATTCTGGTGATATAAACATCGTGGCGGTAAATAATCTGGAGGTAAGCGATGGATCTGAGATTCTCAGTCAAGTATCTGACGGTGCAACTGGAAATGGTGGATTTATTTCTATTACAACCCCTCAGTTAACCGTTAGTGAAGCCAGCTTCATCTCCACCAGTACTTTGGGTACTGGAAACGCGGGAAATATGCTCCTCAATGTTTTTGGTGATGTGTTTGTTACAGAAGGGGGAGCTATAGAAAGTCAAGTTGCAAACAGTGCCATGGGTAATGGCGGGCGGATTGATCTTATTGCCAGCAGCCTTAATGTCATCGCAGGTCAAATCAATGCTGCCACTGAAGGCATTGGGGATGCCGGAAATATAGTCATCAATACTTCTGGTGATGTGACTATTAGCGAATTCTCAGGACTTAATAGTCAAGCGGCTTTTGGGAGTACAGGTGATGGTGGCACAATTGAGATTAACGCACGTAATCTGAAAATTGCAGATGAAAGTTTTCTTGCTGCGAGTAGCCTTAGTGACGGCGATGCAGGGGACATATCTATCAATGTAGCTGAGGATGTGTCTGTCACAGGATTCTTCTCAGCGATTGAAAGCCAAGTGGCATTTGAAAATAGTTTGGGTGACGGCGGAACAATCGATATTAATGCACGTAATCTTGAGGTTGCAGATCAGGCATTTCTCTCCGTAAGTAGCTTTGGTGAAGGCAATGCGGGAAACATAATTATTGATGTTTCTGAGACTGTTTCTGTTACAGGAGAATTCACGTTTATTGAAAGTTTAGTTTCCGGCAATGGTGATGGTGGGTCAATTGAAATTACAACCACGGAGCTAATCCTTAGTGATGGAAGCCTAATTTCTGCAAGTACTTCCGGCAGTGGTGATGCAGGAAATCTCACAATTCTTGGTAGAAGTCCTTTAACGTTGCGCGGTGATGGAAAACTCACGGTTGAATCTCTAGAGGCTACAAGCGGTTCAGCTGGAACTTTGACCATCGGTAATGCTTCTGACCTTGCCATCAGAGATGGGATTGTGTTGTCTGCAGAGAGTGCTTCCGAGAATGGTGGAGGCGAAATCATCATCGACATCGACAATCATCTATTTTTCACTGGCGGTAGTTTGATTAATGCCGGTTCGACTAATCCCAATTCAGGTGATGGGGGAAATATAACGATCCGTCTTGGTAATGGTTTTGTGATCACTCCACCAGGACAAGATAATGACATCATTGCCAATGCAGTAGCCGGAGAGAGGGGAAATATTGATATTACCGCGCTACAAATCTTTGGTTTTACAGAACAAGAGGAAAGTCGCACAGAACTTTTACGTGGCAATGGCAGTTCTGATCTAGGGGCTAGTGGCGTTATCACTCTTTCGACCCTCGATCTTGATCCCAGTCAAGGTTTAGTAGAACTCCCTGCTGTTTTAAGCGATCGCACGGATCAGATTGCAGCGGGTTGTGACCTCAACCACTCAGAAGACCAAAGTGAGTTTGTTGTAACTGGTCGAGGGGGACTACCACTGAATTCCAGCACTCTAGGGAATGCTGCAGGAGTCTCCGTACCCTGGGTCATTGCCTCAGATGACGAATCTCTTGCATTGGTAGGTCAGCAATCCTCCTCGGCATCGCCAACTTTGGTTGAGGCGCAAAAAGTGGCGATCGATACGATGGGTAATCTCAGTTTTGTGGTACCCCAAGACTCAATTGCCCATTCTGAGATACAGGCTTCTACTTCAGATTTTTGTCAGGTGAACCACCAACTCTAG
- a CDS encoding CHAT domain-containing protein yields MMRVRQFCSALILAVVVQNVAIAPQTFSSELKEEVIEKKAYTLAELRNLIHDGEMAFRTGEYQEAIAICTKALAGFETHNHFEGMGTAHNCIGISHHSLGEFTKAVRQYEQAAVVTQPLDNPRQQAAIANNLGEAYRQLGEIENAITYYEQALSMMQSSQDLQVQPILINNLGFAHMELENYALAQDYYLQSLEISSAENYQYEMSYALKNLGEVAFRQGENQKAIAYFEESLQITREIDNRRVTALNLNSLGKAYETTGQSDQALTYYQEALGITTAMGDRHSTGRVLKNLGSFFQTQGDTELAIIFLKETINTYESIRGEIQGLETSLQESYLSSVESTYRDLADLLLTQNRILEAQRVLDLLKVQELSDYLYHVRGTEETEKGTGYRPPEETFLALNQEQTEQLIIASKRLADLEKISPSNLTEIQRQELISLRKQQNAERGKFRAFLESDEVQSVIGELKSNLSTNESLSFNLSQDAKLKEQLQTIKQSGRNAAIIYPLILGDRLEIVVVSADTPPLRHTVPISPAELNETILEARQALTTPPKSYAKSSNSNASLSKLHDWLIKPIESTLETANIETLIYAPDGALRYIPLAALFDADSDQWLIEKYDINNITALSLTDFDEVSALHNFDLLAGAFPSQGATLEFGTRQVPLDGLPYAVREVETLAETVPSSSVRLDEQFNGDIIYEMNSYDVVHLATHAEFVSGRPKDSYIAFGKGEFATLEDVRDWDLSNVALIVLSACETGVGDTLGNGIEVLGLGYQMQQQGADATLATLWSVSDRSTQLLMNRFYENLLDGGRTKTVALQESQRAMLTNDKFNHPYYWASFILIGNGL; encoded by the coding sequence ATGATGCGAGTTAGGCAATTCTGTTCGGCATTAATACTGGCTGTGGTGGTGCAGAATGTGGCGATCGCCCCCCAGACTTTCTCTTCTGAACTTAAGGAAGAGGTAATAGAGAAAAAAGCTTACACCCTCGCAGAGTTACGAAATCTCATTCACGACGGGGAAATGGCCTTTCGGACAGGTGAATACCAAGAGGCGATCGCCATCTGCACAAAAGCTTTGGCGGGATTTGAAACCCACAATCATTTTGAGGGAATGGGTACAGCTCATAATTGCATCGGTATCTCCCACCATTCCCTCGGCGAATTCACAAAAGCGGTGCGTCAATATGAACAGGCAGCAGTCGTTACCCAGCCGCTGGATAACCCACGACAACAAGCGGCGATCGCCAATAATCTTGGGGAAGCCTACCGCCAATTGGGTGAAATCGAAAATGCGATTACCTATTACGAACAAGCATTGTCGATGATGCAATCATCTCAGGATTTACAAGTCCAGCCAATTCTGATTAATAATTTAGGTTTCGCCCATATGGAGCTGGAAAATTATGCTCTAGCTCAAGACTATTATCTCCAATCTTTAGAGATTTCTTCGGCGGAAAATTATCAATATGAAATGTCCTATGCCCTAAAAAATTTGGGGGAAGTAGCTTTTCGGCAAGGGGAAAACCAGAAGGCGATCGCCTATTTCGAAGAATCACTACAAATTACAAGGGAAATTGATAACCGTCGTGTCACTGCGCTCAACTTAAATTCCCTCGGTAAAGCCTATGAAACAACGGGGCAATCAGACCAAGCACTTACTTATTACCAAGAGGCCCTCGGTATCACGACAGCCATGGGCGATCGCCACTCCACTGGTCGCGTGTTGAAAAATTTAGGTAGTTTCTTCCAAACCCAAGGCGATACAGAACTAGCCATTATTTTTCTCAAAGAAACCATCAATACCTATGAAAGTATTCGTGGTGAGATTCAAGGATTAGAGACTTCCCTCCAAGAAAGTTATCTCAGCAGTGTTGAATCTACTTACCGTGATCTCGCCGATTTATTGCTTACCCAAAACCGTATTCTCGAAGCCCAACGCGTTTTAGATTTACTGAAGGTGCAAGAATTAAGCGATTATCTCTACCATGTGCGTGGCACTGAGGAAACTGAAAAAGGCACTGGTTACCGTCCGCCTGAAGAAACGTTTTTAGCCTTAAATCAAGAGCAAACAGAACAGCTCATCATTGCCTCAAAAAGGTTAGCAGACCTCGAAAAAATTTCTCCCAGCAATCTCACAGAAATACAGCGCCAAGAATTAATTTCTCTACGTAAACAGCAAAATGCTGAACGGGGTAAGTTCCGAGCTTTTCTGGAAAGTGATGAAGTACAGTCAGTGATTGGCGAGCTAAAAAGTAACCTCAGCACGAATGAATCTCTCTCTTTCAATCTCAGCCAGGACGCAAAACTCAAGGAACAGCTCCAAACTATTAAACAATCCGGCCGCAATGCTGCCATTATTTACCCGCTCATTTTGGGCGATCGCCTAGAAATTGTAGTGGTCAGTGCCGATACCCCACCTTTACGTCATACTGTTCCAATTTCTCCCGCCGAACTAAATGAAACCATCCTCGAAGCCCGCCAAGCCTTAACGACTCCACCAAAGAGTTACGCCAAATCCTCGAACTCCAACGCATCCCTCTCCAAACTCCATGATTGGCTGATCAAACCCATCGAATCGACCCTAGAAACAGCCAATATTGAAACTCTCATTTATGCCCCTGATGGTGCACTACGCTATATTCCCCTCGCCGCCTTATTTGATGCAGATAGCGATCAATGGCTGATCGAAAAATATGACATCAATAACATCACAGCCCTGAGCCTCACAGACTTTGACGAAGTGTCGGCTTTGCATAATTTTGATCTGCTCGCTGGTGCTTTTCCGAGTCAGGGAGCCACCTTAGAATTCGGCACACGCCAAGTGCCTTTAGACGGGTTACCCTATGCCGTCCGCGAAGTTGAAACCCTTGCAGAAACTGTTCCTAGTAGTAGTGTTCGCCTCGATGAGCAGTTTAATGGTGACATTATTTATGAAATGAATAGCTATGACGTCGTTCATTTAGCGACCCATGCTGAATTTGTTTCTGGTCGCCCCAAAGATTCCTATATCGCTTTTGGGAAAGGGGAGTTTGCAACCCTCGAAGATGTACGGGACTGGGATTTAAGCAATGTTGCCCTTATTGTCCTTAGTGCCTGTGAGACTGGTGTTGGCGACACATTGGGGAACGGCATTGAGGTCTTGGGATTAGGCTATCAAATGCAACAGCAAGGCGCAGATGCAACATTAGCAACCCTCTGGTCAGTGAGCGATCGCAGCACCCAACTTCTGATGAATCGGTTTTATGAAAATCTTTTAGATGGTGGCAGAACCAAAACCGTAGCTCTCCAAGAATCTCAACGCGCCATGCTGACCAATGACAAGTTCAATCATCCCTACTATTGGGCATCATTTATTTTGATTGGCAATGGCCTCTAA
- a CDS encoding DUF928 domain-containing protein, producing the protein MSHYQPRRQTKQNLFRRGALTLVLASSFALNSAVPAQAWGPFKGLFSGDTQGGASGNSRGGATRDEFCESDTPVASAEVSQPKWQISALVPQTAQQTMQSVPSIFVYLQQKSESTPQAKLSPQLLGTKQGIQGIELEDIKFEDLEQFDESENVDLLLQLELTQNNNSDVINSYYFSLPTDNTLVKLPITDENAPLVAGQSYEWTLRLLCRQVTPQGKVTLDQSKATSLQISETEQSALFGEIARVPDNAQVQSALTSNNLEERYQTYLDNELWFELVSDVATVPTSTYWNDLLELWNIPAGEADPQVLLPLFEE; encoded by the coding sequence ATGTCTCACTATCAGCCGCGTCGCCAAACAAAACAAAACCTCTTTCGACGAGGTGCTTTAACTCTGGTTTTAGCCTCATCCTTTGCCTTGAACTCTGCGGTGCCAGCCCAAGCATGGGGGCCATTTAAAGGTCTGTTTAGTGGTGATACCCAAGGTGGAGCCAGCGGAAATTCCCGAGGGGGAGCGACCCGTGATGAGTTTTGTGAGTCGGATACTCCAGTTGCTAGTGCTGAGGTTTCTCAACCAAAGTGGCAGATTTCTGCTCTAGTTCCCCAGACTGCTCAACAGACGATGCAATCAGTACCCAGTATTTTTGTTTATCTGCAACAGAAGTCTGAGAGTACACCTCAAGCAAAACTGTCTCCCCAGTTATTGGGTACCAAACAAGGGATTCAAGGCATTGAGCTCGAAGATATTAAGTTCGAGGATTTAGAGCAATTTGACGAATCAGAAAATGTGGATTTGCTCCTGCAGTTAGAGCTTACACAAAATAACAATAGTGATGTAATTAATAGCTATTATTTTTCTTTGCCAACTGATAATACATTGGTAAAACTGCCAATTACGGATGAGAATGCTCCATTGGTTGCTGGCCAGTCCTATGAATGGACACTGCGTTTACTCTGTCGGCAGGTGACCCCCCAGGGCAAAGTAACGCTAGACCAAAGTAAAGCTACGTCATTGCAGATTAGTGAAACTGAGCAAAGTGCTCTGTTTGGGGAAATTGCTAGGGTTCCGGATAATGCACAAGTACAGTCTGCTTTAACGAGTAATAATTTAGAAGAACGCTATCAAACCTATCTAGACAATGAACTCTGGTTTGAGTTAGTTTCTGATGTTGCTACTGTGCCAACGTCTACTTATTGGAATGATTTGCTTGAGTTGTGGAATATTCCTGCTGGTGAAGCAGATCCACAGGTATTACTTCCTTTGTTTGAAGAATAA
- a CDS encoding IS630 family transposase: MQQARYDFWQKMQATLAKNLIFIDESGVNLAMTRLRARSEKGKRAYSPKSSKRGKNVSLIGALGFKGMVANYHLLGSTDGLTFEAFISQKLIPNLWAGACVVMDNCSIHLGESVRTMIEAVGAKLIYLPPYSPDFSPIENCWSKLKSTLKSIGARTYLALDKAIEVAFSKITLDDIRCWFTHCCYCTSLD, encoded by the coding sequence GTGCAACAAGCCAGATATGATTTTTGGCAGAAAATGCAAGCGACTCTAGCGAAAAACTTGATTTTTATCGATGAATCGGGCGTGAACTTAGCCATGACAAGACTGAGGGCACGTTCTGAGAAAGGGAAACGAGCTTATAGTCCGAAATCCAGTAAACGAGGCAAGAATGTTTCTTTGATTGGAGCATTAGGCTTCAAGGGAATGGTCGCTAATTATCATCTGCTGGGGAGTACGGATGGATTAACCTTTGAAGCATTCATCAGCCAGAAGTTAATACCAAACTTATGGGCGGGAGCATGTGTGGTGATGGATAACTGTTCGATTCATTTAGGAGAGTCAGTACGCACAATGATTGAGGCCGTGGGAGCTAAGTTGATTTACCTTCCTCCCTATTCTCCAGATTTTTCACCCATTGAAAATTGCTGGTCAAAGTTGAAAAGTACCTTGAAAAGTATCGGGGCAAGAACTTATCTAGCTCTAGACAAGGCAATTGAGGTAGCTTTTTCCAAGATTACCCTTGATGATATTCGATGCTGGTTTACACATTGCTGCTATTGCACCTCACTCGACTAG
- a CDS encoding transposase produces MTGEEESSILPKAYSLDLRQKIVDAYERGGVSQSSLARQFGVAKSFVQKLLDQKRLTGSIAPKKRSQQTPPKLNEEHQTILRQLLTKKNDATLAELCDEMEKRTGLRVANSTMHRTLRRMGYSLKKNILSRP; encoded by the coding sequence TTGACTGGTGAGGAAGAAAGTAGCATCTTGCCGAAAGCCTACTCATTAGACTTAAGGCAGAAAATAGTGGATGCCTACGAAAGGGGTGGTGTGAGTCAAAGTAGTCTTGCCCGACAATTTGGAGTGGCGAAAAGTTTTGTACAAAAGCTCCTCGACCAAAAACGACTGACAGGGTCGATTGCTCCGAAAAAACGAAGCCAACAAACACCTCCCAAATTAAACGAAGAGCATCAAACAATATTGCGCCAGTTGCTCACCAAGAAAAACGATGCGACGCTAGCGGAACTATGTGATGAGATGGAGAAACGCACTGGTCTCCGTGTGGCCAATAGCACCATGCATCGCACCTTAAGAAGAATGGGATATAGCCTCAAAAAAAACATTCTATCCAGACCTTAA
- a CDS encoding TIR domain-containing protein — translation MNPLQDVFISYGRADSLGFAAKLNQRLVEAGLEVWFDFDDIPLGVDYQKQIDDGIDKADNFVFVIAPHSINSPYCGLEVERALQRNKRIFPILHVEEISRETWQERNPNGTDAQWEEYCAAGKHSSFPNMHPAIGKINWVYCREGADDFEKAFQDLLSLFQRNRDYVHQHTALLNRALEWDSNSRQPQHLLVDETLQASTAWLKTQFGDRQPPCLPTKLHGEFIAESLKYSQDGMTEIFLCHAASDQDILGKVDEAISRAGLTAWSSERDIKSGVDFQDAIKQGIETTDNVVYLLSAESVKSSYCQFEIDYALSLNKRIIPVLIESIDLKTIHPGIQKLQFIDLTPLAEGKDGTVAMGELLKTIQQEADYFKTYKRLLVKALRWERQLQNPSILLRGHELQRYAAWQQVAQKRSQHQPLPLQTEYIETSLKQPPDVELNVFIISHARDLDFARKLNETLQVQGERTWFEGDRTELGDEYLSLATAGIERAENVVFVVSEVALTDTTVLNEIEIAAARSKRIVAVSYQESGWALVEQLQGKTTAPEEPNKPAAASPLPTALRNCYAVDFCEHDGDFVANFGNLYRLIKSHPDYVREHTQLLMRATNWEQTDRDDSSLLRAKEVVKAESWLVDAEKLSPPPAELHKTYIQASHELSARKVKWRSLFGVSGGMTFLIFMARIFLLLQGAELWAYDHFLRQRPNEEPDDRFLVVTIDDSSGSYLRDGLVSGEYKPWLGTLPDDALAEVLDVLNENGARLIGLDFYRDFPAANSDLANTLASSDNFLGVCKLTGDGESSVQKPPEVDISQVSFANMLGDRPGGIDYLRRQYLMDYSDPPDCETNTSLSLTLAKEYLKQEGLEFTSPAKSEGGFRMNGLQFGDTVIPNISQARGPYYQYDGTLNGYQTLVNFRTAPNLEQPSKKDVEHFADQVTLEALLENQVPQEQIADRIVLIGYTDQADNNTDIWDTPYGSVSGVFLQGQMASQLISATLDERALISWWSLGEELLWILAWAIVGGTLSRQLIRGERLGGGLMISMVLLYSSCWIAMIYAALWISFIPPLLALNLSAGGVGILSYRLRNP, via the coding sequence ATGAATCCCCTACAGGACGTCTTTATCTCCTATGGCCGCGCTGATAGCCTTGGGTTCGCAGCGAAGCTAAATCAGCGTTTAGTTGAGGCTGGATTAGAGGTCTGGTTTGATTTTGACGATATTCCGCTTGGGGTGGATTACCAGAAGCAAATTGATGATGGCATCGATAAGGCCGATAACTTTGTCTTTGTGATTGCACCGCATTCGATTAATTCTCCCTACTGTGGTCTCGAAGTCGAACGGGCACTCCAACGGAACAAAAGAATTTTTCCGATTTTACATGTTGAGGAAATTAGTCGGGAAACATGGCAGGAACGTAATCCCAATGGCACGGATGCTCAATGGGAAGAATATTGTGCCGCAGGTAAACATTCTAGTTTCCCAAATATGCACCCTGCGATCGGCAAAATCAACTGGGTGTACTGCCGTGAAGGGGCGGACGATTTTGAAAAAGCTTTTCAAGATTTACTGTCTCTTTTCCAGCGCAATCGCGATTATGTACATCAGCACACTGCATTGCTCAATCGAGCTTTAGAGTGGGATAGTAATAGCCGTCAACCGCAACATTTATTGGTAGATGAAACGCTACAGGCATCTACTGCTTGGCTCAAAACTCAGTTCGGCGATCGCCAACCGCCTTGCCTTCCGACGAAACTCCATGGTGAGTTTATTGCCGAGAGCCTGAAATATTCACAGGATGGCATGACGGAGATTTTTCTGTGCCATGCTGCCAGCGACCAAGATATTTTGGGGAAAGTTGATGAGGCCATATCCCGTGCCGGTCTGACTGCGTGGAGTAGCGAACGAGATATTAAATCTGGGGTTGATTTTCAAGATGCGATCAAGCAAGGTATCGAAACAACCGATAACGTTGTTTATTTACTGTCTGCTGAATCGGTCAAATCATCCTATTGTCAATTTGAAATTGACTATGCTTTATCGCTGAATAAACGCATTATTCCGGTTCTCATTGAATCTATCGATCTAAAAACGATTCATCCTGGTATCCAAAAGCTTCAGTTCATTGATTTAACTCCCCTTGCAGAAGGGAAAGACGGGACTGTTGCAATGGGTGAATTGCTCAAAACCATTCAGCAAGAAGCAGATTACTTTAAAACTTACAAACGCCTATTGGTAAAAGCATTACGTTGGGAACGGCAATTACAAAACCCTTCCATTCTCTTGCGAGGCCATGAACTACAGCGGTATGCAGCCTGGCAACAAGTCGCTCAAAAACGTTCTCAACATCAACCCTTACCACTCCAAACTGAATATATTGAAACGAGTCTTAAACAGCCCCCTGATGTAGAACTCAATGTTTTCATCATTAGCCATGCCCGGGATCTCGACTTTGCCCGTAAGCTCAATGAGACGCTACAGGTTCAAGGGGAAAGGACTTGGTTTGAAGGTGATCGTACAGAATTGGGAGATGAATATCTTAGTCTAGCGACCGCAGGGATTGAACGAGCAGAAAATGTAGTGTTCGTGGTTTCCGAAGTCGCACTAACCGATACAACAGTCCTCAATGAAATAGAGATTGCAGCAGCCCGTTCCAAGCGTATTGTGGCGGTCTCTTATCAAGAGAGCGGATGGGCTTTGGTCGAACAATTACAAGGTAAAACCACTGCGCCAGAAGAGCCAAATAAACCAGCGGCAGCCTCCCCACTTCCAACAGCTTTACGCAATTGCTACGCCGTAGATTTTTGTGAGCATGATGGTGATTTTGTCGCAAATTTTGGCAATTTATATCGTCTAATTAAAAGCCATCCCGATTATGTTCGGGAACATACCCAGTTACTCATGCGGGCAACGAATTGGGAACAGACGGATCGTGATGATAGTTCCTTGTTACGAGCCAAAGAAGTTGTCAAGGCTGAGAGTTGGCTAGTGGATGCGGAAAAGCTTTCTCCGCCACCTGCAGAACTCCATAAGACTTATATTCAGGCTAGTCATGAGTTGTCTGCACGCAAAGTGAAGTGGCGATCGCTATTCGGTGTGAGTGGTGGCATGACATTTTTGATCTTTATGGCTCGAATCTTCTTGCTACTCCAAGGGGCAGAATTGTGGGCCTATGATCATTTCTTGCGCCAACGTCCTAATGAAGAACCGGATGATCGTTTTCTCGTGGTGACCATCGATGACAGTAGTGGTTCTTATCTGCGTGATGGCTTAGTCAGCGGAGAATATAAGCCTTGGCTAGGCACCTTGCCGGATGATGCTTTGGCCGAGGTTTTGGATGTTCTCAATGAGAATGGTGCTCGCTTGATTGGACTTGATTTTTACCGGGATTTTCCAGCGGCGAATAGTGATCTCGCCAATACATTAGCGTCCAGTGATAATTTCTTGGGTGTTTGTAAGCTTACGGGAGATGGTGAGAGCAGTGTCCAAAAGCCCCCAGAAGTCGATATTTCCCAAGTGAGTTTTGCCAATATGTTGGGTGATCGCCCCGGTGGTATCGATTATTTACGGCGACAGTATCTAATGGATTACTCTGATCCACCAGATTGTGAAACCAATACATCCCTAAGCTTGACCCTTGCAAAGGAATACTTGAAGCAAGAAGGACTTGAATTTACGAGTCCCGCTAAATCAGAAGGCGGCTTCCGGATGAATGGTCTGCAATTTGGGGATACCGTCATTCCTAATATTTCTCAGGCGCGTGGCCCCTATTACCAATATGATGGCACCTTAAATGGCTACCAAACCTTGGTGAATTTTCGGACTGCACCTAATCTAGAGCAGCCTTCGAAAAAAGATGTAGAGCACTTTGCAGATCAAGTCACCCTCGAAGCCTTACTAGAGAACCAAGTCCCCCAAGAACAAATTGCTGATCGCATTGTCCTGATTGGCTATACAGATCAAGCAGATAATAATACTGATATTTGGGATACACCCTACGGTTCTGTGTCTGGTGTATTTTTACAAGGTCAAATGGCAAGTCAGTTGATCAGTGCAACCTTGGATGAGCGGGCATTGATTAGTTGGTGGTCATTGGGTGAAGAATTACTCTGGATCTTGGCATGGGCGATCGTTGGTGGCACTCTTAGTCGGCAATTGATTCGCGGGGAAAGATTAGGTGGTGGCCTAATGATCTCGATGGTGCTGCTCTACAGTAGTTGCTGGATCGCCATGATTTACGCAGCCCTCTGGATTTCTTTTATTCCTCCTTTACTTGCCTTGAACCTTAGTGCTGGTGGCGTTGGCATTCTGAGCTATCGTCTCCGGAATCCCTAA